One part of the Bradyrhizobium sp. CB1650 genome encodes these proteins:
- a CDS encoding beta-1-3, beta-1-6-glucan biosynthesis protein, with protein sequence MRRRVLELRNAVLRQFAATLAVPFLVILIGLSGASAQSGSPAPDQGKSAAAQPADAAKDAAQNQRRTDEFAEAAQVINGPAGNPECVWLGRRVVRLMWRDDLDTAFRHLDLYDRFGCPGGHIQAAFRCLTRFGAQIDPKVAETLDSRVHACWINPAAQPQQASATAPAPAAPTTGATQPQPAASPSPAASPSPAPSK encoded by the coding sequence ATGCGGCGACGGGTGCTCGAGTTACGAAATGCGGTCCTGCGGCAGTTCGCCGCCACCTTGGCCGTCCCCTTCCTTGTTATCCTGATCGGCCTCAGCGGCGCCTCCGCCCAGAGCGGCAGCCCCGCCCCGGACCAAGGCAAGTCGGCTGCGGCGCAGCCAGCCGACGCGGCCAAGGACGCGGCCCAGAACCAGCGCCGCACCGACGAGTTCGCGGAAGCGGCGCAGGTCATCAACGGCCCGGCCGGTAACCCCGAATGCGTCTGGCTCGGTCGGCGCGTGGTGCGGCTGATGTGGCGGGATGACCTCGATACCGCGTTCCGCCACCTCGACCTCTACGACCGCTTCGGCTGCCCCGGCGGCCACATCCAGGCCGCGTTCCGCTGCCTCACCCGGTTCGGCGCGCAGATCGATCCGAAGGTCGCCGAGACCCTGGACAGCCGTGTGCACGCCTGCTGGATCAATCCGGCAGCCCAGCCGCAGCAGGCAAGCGCGACCGCCCCGGCACCCGCCGCGCCGACGACCGGAGCAACGCAGCCGCAGCCGGCCGCGAGCCCCTCGCCTGCGGCCAGCCCCTCGCCCGCTCCCTCGAAATAA